The following are from one region of the Petrotoga mobilis SJ95 genome:
- a CDS encoding GAF domain-containing sensor histidine kinase, which translates to MQKEIDKESFMETFQEMVDLLQEINWDESENDFLTKLLKIAIKIIPEAEYGSIWLIRGALYEAIVGIGYDEDLIKEMVVPFNESYVSNHMDKDLIEVQNILDYNSPETDLYKISKKLHKETNQMVTLISALKNKDNVIGHIYIDSYHVDSFDDNSKKMLRMFSNLASIFLTLKILRDSEKETVETNSNYLSFISHELRTPLTSIIGFAETILNNEDLKKDEIKSIIRKILFSAKHMNSLLDDISTFNKLNREKRLNLEKLNLKKLLYEVLSMLEPTASPDVEINLDFPVDIPVDIETDETKLNQVLVNVIGNAMKYTTEGSIDIRVGYESHTKHFLIEVKDTGSGIPEDKLKDIFRPFFRVSKDKPGSGLGLAIVKKNLEMLKGSVEVKSKIGKGTTFLIKIPQSISGIVDKC; encoded by the coding sequence ATGCAAAAAGAAATAGATAAAGAATCTTTTATGGAAACTTTTCAAGAAATGGTAGATCTTTTGCAGGAAATAAATTGGGACGAAAGTGAGAATGATTTTCTAACAAAGCTTTTAAAAATTGCTATAAAGATCATACCCGAAGCAGAATACGGTTCTATTTGGTTAATTAGGGGAGCATTATATGAAGCCATAGTTGGAATTGGTTACGATGAAGATTTAATTAAAGAAATGGTTGTTCCCTTCAACGAATCATATGTGAGTAACCATATGGATAAAGATTTAATAGAGGTTCAAAATATTTTGGATTACAATTCCCCTGAAACCGATTTGTACAAAATCAGTAAAAAATTACACAAAGAAACTAATCAAATGGTGACTTTGATTTCAGCTTTAAAAAATAAAGACAATGTAATTGGGCATATATATATTGACAGCTACCATGTTGACTCTTTCGATGATAATTCAAAAAAAATGCTTAGAATGTTCAGTAATTTAGCATCTATATTTTTGACTTTGAAAATCCTACGGGATTCAGAAAAAGAAACAGTAGAAACAAATTCTAATTATTTGAGTTTTATTAGTCATGAATTGAGAACACCTTTGACTTCAATTATAGGATTTGCCGAAACAATATTGAACAATGAGGATTTAAAAAAAGATGAGATAAAAAGTATCATAAGAAAGATACTATTTTCTGCTAAACACATGAACTCACTCTTAGACGATATTTCAACTTTCAACAAATTAAATAGAGAGAAGAGATTGAATTTAGAAAAATTAAATTTAAAAAAGTTATTATATGAGGTTTTATCGATGTTAGAGCCGACAGCATCCCCTGATGTTGAAATAAATCTTGATTTTCCCGTTGATATACCAGTAGATATTGAAACAGATGAGACTAAATTAAATCAAGTCCTTGTAAACGTAATAGGGAACGCAATGAAATACACCACAGAAGGTTCAATAGATATCCGTGTAGGTTACGAAAGTCATACAAAACATTTTCTAATCGAGGTAAAAGATACGGGATCTGGGATTCCAGAAGATAAATTAAAAGACATATTTAGGCCATTTTTTAGAGTTTCTAAAGATAAACCTGGAAGTGGATTAGGTCTAGCAATAGTAAAAAAGAATCTTGAAATGCTCAAAGGAAGTGTAGAGGTAAAATCAAAAATAGGCAAAGGGACTACATTCCTGATAAAAATACCCCAATCAATAAGTGGTATTGTAGATAAGTGTTAA
- the tilS gene encoding tRNA lysidine(34) synthetase TilS produces the protein MILQDFEKKIFKFIRDYKIFNKYDKILLGVSGGKDSMSLLHVMSKLSKTMGFEISVAHLNHCMREEADNDEAFVRQACWKLKIPFFSKKVDVFTYSKKNKVGVEVAGRKLRYEFFYETLRRLSYNKIATAHHMDDLFETMIYRILRGTGIYGLGGLIPIEEEITKPMLCVDLEEIKNYVTINNIEYVEDKYNYSLDYARNKIRYEITPLFKKINPRYKESFFRLAKIIWSYREEVKRKFEERSEISKDSLKLRLENDFFDGEIIRIAFLKFGKYPPNMEETEKIIKMRKGGVRKINGLSITKKSDSLLVKI, from the coding sequence GTGATACTCCAAGATTTTGAGAAAAAAATATTTAAATTTATAAGAGACTATAAAATTTTTAACAAATATGATAAAATTCTATTAGGAGTTTCCGGTGGAAAAGATTCAATGTCTTTGCTTCATGTGATGTCAAAATTATCGAAAACTATGGGATTTGAAATATCTGTAGCCCATTTAAATCATTGTATGAGAGAAGAAGCTGATAATGACGAAGCTTTTGTGAGACAAGCTTGTTGGAAACTAAAGATACCCTTTTTTTCGAAAAAAGTGGATGTTTTTACATACTCAAAAAAAAACAAGGTAGGCGTTGAAGTAGCGGGAAGAAAATTAAGATATGAATTTTTTTATGAAACATTAAGAAGATTAAGTTATAATAAAATAGCAACCGCCCATCATATGGATGATTTATTTGAAACAATGATTTACAGAATTTTGAGAGGGACCGGAATATATGGATTAGGCGGTCTAATTCCTATAGAAGAAGAAATAACAAAACCAATGTTATGTGTTGACTTGGAAGAAATCAAAAATTATGTTACAATTAATAATATAGAGTATGTGGAAGATAAGTACAATTATTCTTTAGATTATGCTAGAAATAAAATAAGATATGAAATCACTCCTTTATTTAAGAAGATCAACCCAAGGTACAAGGAAAGTTTCTTCCGACTTGCAAAAATCATTTGGAGTTACAGGGAAGAAGTTAAAAGGAAATTTGAAGAAAGAAGTGAGATCAGTAAAGACTCATTAAAATTAAGATTAGAAAATGACTTTTTCGATGGCGAAATAATAAGAATTGCCTTTTTGAAGTTTGGTAAATATCCTCCAAATATGGAGGAAACAGAGAAAATCATAAAAATGCGCAAGGGTGGAGTAAGAAAGATAAATGGGTTAAGTATAACAAAAAAAAGTGATTCTCTGCTAGTTAAAATTTAA
- the rsmH gene encoding 16S rRNA (cytosine(1402)-N(4))-methyltransferase RsmH — translation MVRKYDDFHKSVMVEEVLSYMITNKDGIYVDCTAGEGGHIKAILGYTNNKAKVIGVDVDYEVLEIAEERLKDLSDNVVLIKSSYKNIDMVLRGLGIDKVDGFLMDLGVSTFQLKGENRGFSFTKDEPLDMRMDVQSEKDAAYIVNNYSQEDLRRIIFEYGEEKRFAHSISKSIVKNRPINTTQELVDAIRKGLPASQVHERHRHFATKTFQALRIEVNEELKNIEETLSKFESFLKVKARVAVITFHSLEDRIVKNFFKNNERYNFLTPKPILPTQEEIKHNPRSRSAKLRVVEYLGA, via the coding sequence ATAGTAAGAAAATACGACGATTTTCATAAAAGTGTAATGGTTGAGGAAGTCTTATCCTATATGATAACCAACAAAGACGGCATTTATGTGGATTGTACCGCAGGCGAAGGTGGACATATAAAAGCTATTTTAGGATACACCAACAATAAAGCTAAGGTAATCGGTGTAGATGTTGACTACGAAGTATTGGAAATCGCAGAAGAAAGGTTAAAGGATTTATCGGATAACGTGGTATTGATTAAATCATCTTATAAAAATATAGATATGGTTTTGAGAGGCTTAGGTATTGACAAAGTTGACGGTTTTTTAATGGATTTAGGAGTTTCTACCTTTCAGTTAAAAGGTGAAAATAGGGGATTTTCTTTTACTAAAGACGAACCTTTAGATATGAGAATGGATGTTCAATCGGAAAAAGATGCAGCATACATAGTCAACAATTATTCACAAGAAGACCTTAGGCGTATCATTTTTGAATATGGAGAAGAAAAAAGGTTTGCTCACAGCATTTCAAAAAGCATTGTAAAAAACAGACCTATAAATACTACACAAGAGTTAGTAGACGCCATTAGAAAAGGGTTACCTGCTTCGCAAGTTCACGAAAGGCACAGACATTTTGCCACCAAAACTTTCCAAGCCCTCAGAATAGAAGTTAATGAAGAATTAAAAAACATCGAAGAAACCCTTTCTAAATTTGAAAGCTTTTTAAAGGTAAAGGCAAGGGTAGCTGTAATAACTTTTCATTCTCTGGAAGACAGGATCGTTAAAAATTTTTTCAAAAATAATGAAAGATATAATTTTCTTACTCCCAAACCTATTTTACCTACGCAAGAAGAAATAAAACACAATCCAAGAAGTAGAAGTGCAAAATTGAGAGTGGTTGAGTATTTAGGGGCTTAA
- the secA gene encoding preprotein translocase subunit SecA yields MLFGLIDKNKSLLKKYSKMANKINELEESMKSLSDTELSGKTLEYKKRLQQGEGLDDILPEAFAAVREASRRTIGMRHFDVQLMGGIALHEGKITEMKTGEGKTLVATLPIYLNALTGKNVHLATHNDYLAKRDANWMGPIYEYLGLSVGYIQANMDKEDRKKAYQADITYGTANEFGFDYLRDNLVYENTDKVQRGHYFAIVDEADSILIDEARTPLIISGPSDTPSELYRRFASLAKKFIVEKDYTIDEKQKTLALTEEGISKAEKLLSVDNLYDPSNIKYLFHLLNALKAINFFKRDKDYIVRDGEVVIVDEFTGRLLAGRRYSEGLHQAIEAKEGVKIKEESVTFATITFQNYFRMYEKLSGMTGTAKTEEDEFKAIYNTEVIVIPTNEPVIREDKNDLIFKTEKEKYQAIIDEIAKRNQKGQPVLVGTTSIENSETISEMLKKRGIKHEVLNAKYHEREAEIIAQAGEKNAVTIATNMAGRGTDIKLGEGVKELGGLFVLGTERHESRRIDNQLIGRSGRQGDPGESRFIISFEDDVLRLFGGERMKNMMTALKIEEGQPIEHKMLSRVIRDAQKKIEGIHFSIRKRLYEFDSVMDKQRSVIYNHRDWILEQGNYDDHIKEIFMDVVERIVESSWDEVEEKYDKSSISEKLKQYLIISEIKGNTREEIENEIFELLWKRYQYKKEEFGEDFNKVAKFVMLRIIDEKWRHHLDAIEALKEAVGLRSYGQKDPVMEFKKESYLLFDQMVDSIYDDIVSYLMRIAKVVPEKEEREAKKIYASLNFVHNNVSAVDESNDGGEAKSKNTAKQANKIKKRYKVKR; encoded by the coding sequence ATGCTTTTTGGACTGATAGACAAGAATAAAAGTTTATTAAAAAAATATTCAAAGATGGCAAATAAAATAAATGAATTAGAAGAAAGTATGAAATCTCTCAGCGACACTGAACTATCTGGAAAGACCTTAGAATATAAAAAAAGGTTACAACAAGGTGAGGGTTTGGACGATATTTTACCCGAAGCCTTTGCTGCTGTAAGAGAAGCCTCACGAAGAACTATAGGCATGCGGCATTTCGATGTCCAGTTAATGGGAGGTATCGCTTTACATGAGGGTAAGATAACGGAGATGAAAACTGGGGAAGGAAAGACTTTAGTTGCAACCCTTCCAATTTATCTAAACGCCTTAACAGGGAAAAATGTTCATCTGGCTACCCATAACGATTATTTGGCTAAAAGAGACGCAAATTGGATGGGACCGATATACGAGTATCTAGGTTTGAGTGTAGGATACATTCAAGCCAACATGGACAAAGAAGATAGAAAAAAAGCATATCAAGCGGATATAACTTACGGAACTGCAAATGAGTTTGGATTTGATTATTTAAGGGACAATTTAGTTTACGAAAATACCGACAAAGTACAAAGAGGCCATTACTTTGCAATAGTTGATGAAGCTGACTCCATTTTGATAGATGAAGCTAGGACACCTTTAATCATTTCGGGTCCTTCGGATACTCCTTCCGAACTTTACAGAAGATTTGCCTCTCTGGCGAAGAAATTTATAGTTGAAAAAGATTACACTATAGATGAAAAACAAAAGACTCTAGCGTTAACAGAAGAAGGAATAAGCAAAGCAGAGAAACTGTTATCTGTCGATAATTTATACGATCCGAGCAACATTAAGTATTTGTTCCATCTTTTGAACGCCTTAAAAGCGATAAATTTTTTCAAAAGAGATAAAGATTACATCGTTCGCGATGGAGAAGTTGTCATCGTTGATGAATTTACAGGAAGATTGTTAGCTGGAAGAAGGTATTCCGAAGGATTGCACCAGGCTATCGAAGCAAAAGAAGGAGTAAAAATCAAAGAAGAGAGTGTAACCTTTGCAACAATAACTTTCCAAAATTATTTTAGAATGTATGAAAAATTATCAGGTATGACTGGAACTGCGAAAACTGAGGAAGATGAATTCAAAGCGATCTACAACACAGAAGTTATTGTTATCCCTACCAACGAACCTGTTATTCGGGAAGACAAAAATGATTTAATTTTTAAAACCGAAAAAGAAAAATATCAAGCAATAATTGATGAGATTGCAAAACGTAATCAAAAAGGACAACCCGTATTGGTGGGAACAACATCCATTGAAAATAGCGAAACCATAAGTGAGATGCTGAAAAAAAGAGGAATAAAACATGAAGTTTTGAATGCCAAATACCACGAAAGGGAAGCAGAAATTATCGCTCAGGCAGGGGAAAAAAATGCCGTTACCATAGCCACGAATATGGCTGGTAGAGGTACCGATATTAAATTGGGAGAAGGGGTCAAAGAGCTTGGAGGGCTTTTTGTTTTAGGTACCGAAAGGCATGAAAGCAGAAGAATAGACAACCAATTGATCGGAAGATCTGGTAGGCAAGGCGATCCCGGCGAATCAAGATTTATTATCTCTTTTGAGGACGACGTTTTACGATTGTTTGGTGGGGAAAGAATGAAAAACATGATGACTGCATTAAAAATAGAAGAAGGTCAGCCCATAGAACATAAAATGCTCAGCAGAGTCATTCGGGATGCTCAAAAGAAAATCGAAGGGATACACTTCTCGATAAGAAAAAGATTGTACGAATTTGACTCTGTAATGGACAAACAAAGATCTGTAATATACAATCATAGGGATTGGATCCTTGAACAAGGTAACTATGATGATCATATAAAAGAGATCTTTATGGATGTTGTGGAAAGAATTGTGGAATCCTCGTGGGATGAAGTGGAAGAAAAATACGATAAAAGTAGTATTTCAGAAAAGTTGAAACAATATTTGATAATTTCTGAAATAAAGGGAAACACTCGTGAGGAAATAGAAAATGAAATTTTTGAGCTACTTTGGAAGAGATATCAATACAAAAAAGAAGAGTTTGGAGAAGATTTTAATAAAGTCGCAAAATTCGTTATGTTAAGAATAATAGACGAGAAATGGAGACACCATTTAGATGCTATTGAAGCGTTAAAAGAAGCTGTCGGATTAAGATCCTATGGTCAAAAAGACCCAGTTATGGAATTTAAAAAAGAATCTTACCTTCTTTTCGATCAGATGGTTGACAGTATATACGATGATATAGTCAGTTATTTAATGAGAATAGCAAAAGTAGTTCCAGAAAAAGAAGAAAGGGAAGCAAAAAAAATATATGCCAGTTTGAACTTTGTACATAACAACGTATCAGCGGTCGATGAATCGAATGATGGTGGAGAAGCTAAAAGTAAAAATACCGCTAAACAAGCCAACAAGATTAAAAAAAGGTATAAAGTTAAGAGATAA
- a CDS encoding penicillin-binding transpeptidase domain-containing protein, with the protein MKHKWLIFTFLFLSGYVFLIILTFVYNNPLAKDFKEFSTSLENNKYSELVDSNGNMIVYNQQKYEAWIDLGFMRLQNDFKKNKYILNQRFSDEQIENVKFLKWGTYDTYEEAYIDLGILNKYSRIYPVTQRVYNELFSLDLLVGKANETSYGIEPFLLDNAILNSQKTISLSIDLKMQQIAYEELLNTVKKESAEGGIIVVMESKTGKIKSSVSLYPWNIAYMGYIEPGSTLKPLLISTALDEHIINPNDKFYSGYEYYPTGKKNFKVTESQGYGMGEIGLKETLTYSSNIAIAQMMEKILEEFSNQWLYQKLLTYGFGKKTGVEFKGEINGVVPYPDDWYEITPFQIALGQGIGITPIQLVSAFNIIPNGGTYLQPTFLEEKEISERQVISEPIANMVKEWLSYTVIEGTAQKAYKEGLRIGGKTGTAQKAESGIGYVEGSYYSLFVGFYPVVDPIYTAVVIIDNPKEEFYGGEVAAPVLTNIFYRYAKESNILQDQKVFYQDIMPDLTGYPITEAYNVLLNLGIKEKNVIITGNGDTVVSQSIPPDKFLKDHEIIQLHTID; encoded by the coding sequence ATGAAACACAAATGGTTAATTTTCACCTTCCTTTTTCTTTCAGGATATGTTTTTCTGATTATCCTCACTTTTGTGTATAATAACCCTTTGGCAAAGGACTTTAAAGAATTTTCAACTTCATTAGAAAATAACAAATATTCAGAACTTGTTGATTCCAATGGCAATATGATTGTATATAACCAACAAAAATATGAAGCTTGGATCGATTTAGGCTTTATGAGATTACAAAACGACTTTAAAAAAAATAAATATATACTGAATCAAAGGTTTAGTGATGAACAAATAGAAAACGTAAAATTTTTAAAATGGGGCACTTATGATACTTATGAAGAAGCGTATATAGATCTCGGAATTTTAAACAAATACTCAAGAATATATCCTGTTACCCAACGTGTTTACAATGAATTATTTTCTCTTGATTTACTAGTTGGAAAAGCAAATGAAACCTCCTATGGAATCGAACCTTTTTTATTAGATAATGCGATTTTAAACAGTCAAAAAACGATAAGTTTAAGTATAGATTTGAAGATGCAACAAATTGCATATGAAGAACTTCTAAATACTGTAAAAAAAGAATCCGCAGAAGGCGGAATTATTGTCGTTATGGAGAGTAAAACAGGTAAAATTAAATCGAGTGTTTCACTTTATCCCTGGAATATTGCTTATATGGGGTATATAGAACCGGGTTCCACACTTAAACCATTATTAATTTCTACAGCACTAGATGAACATATAATTAATCCTAATGATAAATTTTATTCAGGATACGAATACTACCCTACAGGCAAAAAAAACTTCAAGGTGACCGAATCTCAAGGTTATGGAATGGGAGAAATCGGGCTCAAAGAAACTCTAACATATTCCTCAAATATTGCGATAGCGCAGATGATGGAAAAAATCCTCGAAGAATTTTCTAATCAATGGCTCTATCAAAAACTTTTAACCTATGGTTTTGGGAAAAAAACGGGGGTAGAATTCAAAGGAGAAATCAATGGGGTAGTGCCTTATCCAGATGATTGGTATGAAATAACTCCTTTTCAGATTGCTCTGGGGCAAGGGATAGGGATCACACCAATACAGTTAGTATCAGCTTTTAACATAATTCCCAATGGTGGTACGTATTTACAACCAACTTTTTTAGAAGAAAAGGAAATCTCAGAAAGACAAGTTATATCTGAACCTATCGCTAATATGGTGAAAGAGTGGTTGAGTTATACAGTCATAGAAGGAACCGCCCAAAAAGCCTATAAGGAAGGTTTAAGAATAGGAGGGAAAACCGGTACTGCCCAAAAGGCGGAGAGTGGCATAGGATACGTTGAAGGTAGCTATTATTCATTGTTTGTTGGCTTTTATCCAGTTGTTGATCCCATATATACTGCTGTAGTTATAATAGATAATCCTAAAGAAGAATTTTACGGTGGAGAAGTAGCTGCACCTGTATTAACCAACATTTTTTATAGATATGCCAAAGAAAGTAACATACTCCAAGATCAAAAAGTTTTTTATCAAGATATTATGCCTGATTTGACTGGTTATCCTATAACTGAAGCTTACAACGTCCTGTTGAACTTAGGAATAAAAGAAAAAAACGTAATAATCACTGGTAATGGCGACACTGTTGTTTCACAATCTATTCCACCAGATAAATTCCTAAAAGATCACGAAATCATTCAACTTCACACAATCGATTGA
- the namA gene encoding NADPH dehydrogenase NamA: MRKLFTPFKLKDLEVNNRIMMSPMCMYSAGDDGKPTDWHFVHYGTRAVGGVGLIMQEATAVERRGRITGNDLGLWDDSQIEPLKKMVDFVHSVGGKIGVQLAHAGRKCKVKNEKVVAPSSIKWSDEYPIPSELTKNEIKDIIRAFGTAAARAVKVGYDTVEVHAAHGYLIHEFLSPLSNKRSDEYGGKIENRVRFLRDVLIEVKKNIPDDMPVFMRISATDFVDGGIDIKETIEIVKLVKDLVDIVDCSSGGLLSPRIDFYPGYQIIYAEAVKRETGVPSVAVGLITSPEMAEEIIGNERADMVALGRVLLRQPYWPVYAAHELKDRDIIARQYFRGRYT; this comes from the coding sequence ATGAGGAAACTTTTCACTCCATTTAAACTAAAGGACCTTGAAGTTAACAATCGTATCATGATGTCGCCCATGTGCATGTATTCTGCTGGTGATGACGGCAAGCCAACCGACTGGCACTTTGTCCATTATGGTACGAGGGCAGTGGGAGGTGTAGGCCTTATCATGCAAGAGGCTACAGCCGTGGAAAGGCGAGGTAGAATTACTGGCAATGATTTAGGGTTGTGGGATGATAGTCAAATCGAGCCTCTGAAAAAAATGGTAGATTTTGTGCATTCTGTAGGAGGCAAAATCGGTGTTCAGTTAGCCCATGCAGGGAGAAAGTGTAAGGTGAAAAACGAAAAGGTTGTTGCTCCTTCGAGTATTAAGTGGAGTGACGAATATCCCATTCCATCAGAGCTTACTAAAAATGAGATTAAAGATATAATTAGAGCTTTTGGTACTGCGGCGGCAAGAGCCGTTAAAGTTGGATATGACACTGTAGAAGTCCACGCAGCTCATGGTTATCTCATTCATGAATTTTTATCACCACTTTCTAACAAAAGAAGTGATGAATATGGAGGCAAAATAGAGAACAGAGTAAGATTTTTGCGGGACGTATTAATTGAGGTAAAGAAAAATATACCCGATGATATGCCGGTTTTTATGCGTATATCCGCCACTGACTTTGTGGACGGAGGCATCGACATAAAAGAAACGATAGAGATAGTAAAACTTGTGAAAGACCTTGTAGATATTGTGGATTGCAGTTCGGGTGGTCTCTTATCACCGAGAATAGATTTTTATCCAGGCTATCAGATAATTTATGCAGAAGCTGTAAAAAGAGAAACAGGGGTACCATCTGTGGCTGTGGGTTTAATAACCAGTCCAGAAATGGCGGAAGAGATAATAGGGAACGAAAGGGCGGATATGGTTGCACTGGGGAGAGTGCTTTTGAGGCAGCCTTACTGGCCAGTATATGCAGCCCATGAGCTTAAGGATAGAGATATTATAGCAAGGCAGTATTTCAGAGGAAGATATACATAA
- the prfB gene encoding peptide chain release factor 2, translated as MIEYETKVKIDELKENFEDLKDVFNIDKVEEEVKKLDKEMMEPNFWNDQNRAKKISKMAQNLKDEIDEFKKLENDFEELEIAVELSEDDPSMTAQVEAILKVIEKKIGSFRLRMLLSEEYDDANAFLSLHPGAGGTESQDWASMLLRMYTRWADKNNYDIETIDFQEGDEAGIKSATIKISGPYAYGKLKYESGVHRLVRISPFDANGRRHTSFASISVMPEFDENVEIEINPDDLKIDTYRSGGAGGQHVNKTDSAVRITHLPTGIVVAVQNERSQHQNKATALKILKAKLYELEHQKKLEEKLRLRGEVKDISWGNQIRSYVLYPYTLVKDLRTEYETSNAQAVLDGEIDEFIEEELLFFAKYK; from the coding sequence ATGATAGAATACGAAACGAAAGTAAAAATAGACGAATTAAAAGAAAATTTTGAAGATTTAAAAGACGTTTTTAATATAGATAAAGTAGAAGAAGAAGTCAAAAAACTCGACAAAGAAATGATGGAACCAAACTTTTGGAACGATCAAAATAGAGCTAAAAAGATCTCCAAAATGGCACAAAATTTAAAAGATGAAATAGATGAATTTAAAAAATTGGAGAACGACTTTGAGGAATTAGAAATAGCTGTTGAATTATCAGAGGATGATCCATCAATGACCGCCCAAGTTGAAGCAATTTTAAAAGTTATTGAAAAAAAGATCGGTTCTTTTCGATTAAGAATGCTTTTATCAGAAGAATACGATGATGCAAATGCATTTCTGAGTCTACATCCGGGTGCGGGAGGAACAGAATCACAGGATTGGGCATCTATGCTATTGAGAATGTACACTCGTTGGGCAGATAAAAATAATTATGACATTGAAACGATAGACTTTCAAGAAGGAGACGAAGCGGGAATAAAAAGTGCAACCATAAAAATTTCAGGCCCCTATGCTTACGGTAAATTAAAATATGAAAGCGGTGTACATCGACTAGTAAGAATTTCTCCATTTGACGCCAATGGAAGAAGGCACACTTCTTTCGCCTCAATATCTGTGATGCCTGAATTTGATGAAAATGTTGAGATAGAAATAAATCCAGACGATCTGAAAATAGACACGTACAGATCAGGTGGAGCAGGTGGACAGCATGTCAATAAAACCGATTCTGCGGTTAGGATTACTCATTTACCAACAGGTATAGTTGTAGCTGTACAAAACGAGCGTTCACAACATCAAAACAAAGCCACTGCTTTAAAAATATTAAAGGCTAAATTATATGAGTTAGAACATCAAAAAAAGTTAGAAGAAAAGTTAAGATTACGTGGTGAGGTAAAAGATATTTCATGGGGAAATCAGATTAGATCATATGTTTTGTATCCATATACCTTAGTTAAAGATCTAAGAACAGAGTATGAAACCTCTAATGCTCAAGCAGTCTTGGATGGAGAAATAGACGAATTCATAGAAGAAGAACTGTTATTCTTTGCGAAATATAAGTAA
- a CDS encoding DNA polymerase III subunit delta codes for MQKILILGNSTIQKRIRIEEIIEKFPNAEIVTLSPGNYVDEEINNIFTMGNIFFTNRIIIISDFDSFKIPYQEKISTLLKHYEKAFEGTLILDIQKENKYLKEINFDKKIEAMIPPPWKDELWIEMLKDFASKLNKHLGDETAEKIIQFVGKNEDLLYEEVKKLSIYSDAEIISLKDVEDVSTYFSTANYEELCYDLVTKKLSNSLIKLHSIVKSSSFSPIALANYLYKYFLDLYSVILNGERKANYNWSEVMKISKDSMVSQQRVASFLGFNFKNDKVKKINVEKLYSPTSIEKIIIDIEELDRSLKTGGEPKVLFPKLFEEICSA; via the coding sequence TTGCAAAAAATATTAATTTTGGGAAATTCAACTATTCAAAAAAGAATCAGAATCGAAGAAATTATCGAAAAATTCCCAAATGCTGAAATAGTTACGTTATCGCCAGGAAATTATGTAGATGAAGAGATCAACAATATTTTCACCATGGGAAATATCTTTTTCACAAACAGAATCATAATAATTTCAGATTTTGATTCTTTCAAAATTCCCTATCAAGAAAAGATATCTACATTACTGAAACATTATGAAAAAGCCTTTGAAGGCACACTCATTTTGGATATTCAAAAAGAAAATAAATATCTAAAAGAAATAAATTTCGATAAAAAAATAGAGGCAATGATTCCTCCCCCATGGAAAGATGAACTGTGGATAGAAATGCTTAAGGATTTTGCAAGCAAGTTAAACAAACATTTAGGTGATGAAACCGCTGAGAAAATAATACAATTTGTGGGGAAAAATGAGGATTTGTTGTATGAGGAAGTTAAGAAGCTTTCTATATACTCCGATGCGGAGATTATATCCCTAAAAGACGTTGAAGATGTTTCTACTTATTTTTCTACTGCTAATTATGAAGAACTTTGCTATGATTTAGTAACAAAGAAATTATCAAATTCACTAATAAAACTGCATTCTATTGTAAAATCTTCTTCATTCTCCCCAATTGCTCTAGCAAATTATTTATATAAGTACTTTTTGGATCTATATTCGGTAATATTAAATGGAGAAAGAAAGGCCAATTACAATTGGTCTGAAGTCATGAAAATCAGCAAAGATAGCATGGTTTCACAACAACGAGTAGCTTCCTTCTTAGGATTCAATTTTAAAAACGACAAAGTAAAAAAAATCAACGTTGAGAAACTCTACTCCCCTACTTCTATAGAAAAAATAATAATAGATATAGAAGAATTGGATAGATCCTTAAAAACAGGTGGTGAACCAAAAGTACTCTTCCCAAAATTATTTGAAGAAATATGTTCAGCGTAA